In a single window of the Agrobacterium fabrum str. C58 genome:
- a CDS encoding undecaprenyl-diphosphate phosphatase encodes MGDQSIISALLLGIIEGLTEFIPVSSTAHVLLAGHFLGFKSPGNTFAVLIQLGAILAILLVYFQKLVSIAVAMPTSAKARRFVLAVLVAFLPAAVIGALAHDFIKTVLFETPMLICVVLIIGGFILLAVDRMPLKPKYTDIMDYPPSLAFKIGLFQCLAMIPGTSRSGATIVGALLMGTDKRSAAEFSFFLAMPTMLGAFVLDLYKNRDALSFDDSALIAVGFVAAFVSGLFVVRSLLDFVSRRGFAPFAWWRIVIGALGLVALLVIG; translated from the coding sequence ATGGGTGACCAATCGATCATCAGCGCGCTTTTGCTGGGCATTATCGAGGGTCTGACGGAGTTTATTCCCGTTTCCTCCACGGCGCATGTGCTGCTGGCCGGGCATTTCCTTGGCTTTAAATCGCCGGGCAATACCTTTGCCGTCCTCATCCAGCTCGGTGCGATCCTCGCAATCCTTCTCGTTTATTTTCAAAAGCTTGTATCGATCGCCGTGGCGATGCCGACAAGTGCCAAGGCGCGCCGTTTTGTGCTGGCGGTTCTCGTCGCTTTCCTGCCGGCGGCGGTGATCGGCGCTCTCGCGCATGACTTCATCAAGACGGTGCTGTTCGAAACGCCGATGCTCATTTGTGTCGTGTTGATCATTGGTGGATTCATTTTGCTTGCGGTCGACCGGATGCCGCTGAAACCAAAATATACCGACATTATGGATTACCCGCCGTCGCTCGCCTTCAAGATCGGCCTTTTCCAGTGCCTTGCGATGATTCCCGGCACCTCGCGGTCCGGCGCCACCATTGTCGGCGCGCTGCTGATGGGCACGGACAAGCGCTCCGCCGCCGAGTTTTCGTTTTTTCTGGCCATGCCGACCATGCTTGGCGCGTTTGTGCTCGACCTCTACAAGAACCGCGATGCGCTGAGCTTCGATGATAGCGCCTTGATTGCCGTGGGGTTTGTGGCCGCCTTCGTGTCCGGCCTCTTCGTCGTGCGCTCGCTGCTGGATTTCGTGTCGCGACGTGGGTTTGCGCCCTTTGCCTGGTGGCGCATCGTCATCGGTGCGCTCGGTCTCGTCGCACTTCTGGTTATCGGCTGA